The Pyrobaculum sp. 3827-6 genome has a segment encoding these proteins:
- the thiI gene encoding tRNA uracil 4-sulfurtransferase ThiI, with protein MLVIVRYGELTVKRGYTRMEMERLLMRAAGEAAGECGGARFEREPGRLYAWGDVECLKKALSRVFGVKSVSPAHVAEFSGLDDIAAYAKQIWGGLVAGRRFAVRVHRVGEHLFKSLDVAAAVGSALVASGGSVDLERPEVELFVEVRGRRAYFYTEVVEGPGGLPLGSEGKVLALVSGGIDSPVAAWMLMRRGAHVDVFYCNLGGTLALLHALEVIRRLLSWSYGYNARVVVADCGPVARALRRGVREGLWNIAFKRALYKIGAEVAKRVKATALVTGESLGQVSSQTLQALAAVEAGIGMPVLRPLIGMDKDEIVKIAQKIGTYEASVKMPEYCAVFSRKPRKWARREEVEEIDLALHDAVAEVVDSARVVKKRELEDFVKSLSPPRDLEIDAVPSDAVVVDLRDQEAYRRWHLPGAIRTDVDDVLTLVDKLGRDKTYVFYCYSGGLSLDVAESLRKIGIKAYSLRLWRTSSPNQTRDSTSQTDKSTDL; from the coding sequence ATGCTCGTTATTGTTAGATACGGCGAGCTGACCGTAAAGAGGGGGTACACCAGGATGGAGATGGAGAGGCTTTTGATGAGGGCGGCGGGGGAGGCGGCGGGGGAGTGCGGAGGCGCCAGATTCGAAAGGGAGCCAGGCAGGCTCTACGCCTGGGGAGACGTGGAGTGCCTAAAGAAGGCACTGTCGAGGGTATTCGGCGTCAAGTCGGTGAGCCCAGCCCACGTGGCGGAGTTCTCAGGGCTTGACGACATCGCGGCGTATGCGAAGCAGATCTGGGGAGGCCTCGTCGCCGGGAGGAGGTTCGCCGTGAGGGTGCACAGAGTCGGGGAGCACCTCTTCAAGTCGCTGGACGTGGCGGCGGCGGTCGGCTCGGCCCTCGTGGCCTCCGGCGGCTCGGTCGACTTGGAGAGGCCGGAGGTGGAGCTCTTTGTTGAGGTCAGGGGGAGGAGGGCCTATTTCTACACCGAGGTTGTGGAGGGCCCCGGGGGCCTGCCGCTGGGCTCCGAGGGGAAGGTCCTGGCGCTGGTGTCGGGCGGGATCGACTCCCCTGTCGCCGCGTGGATGCTGATGCGGAGAGGGGCCCACGTCGACGTCTTCTACTGCAACCTGGGAGGCACACTTGCGCTCCTCCACGCCTTAGAGGTGATTAGGCGCCTCCTGTCGTGGTCATACGGCTACAATGCCCGCGTCGTGGTTGCCGACTGCGGCCCCGTTGCCCGCGCGCTACGGAGGGGGGTCAGGGAGGGGCTGTGGAACATAGCGTTTAAACGCGCCCTCTACAAAATAGGCGCCGAGGTAGCGAAGCGGGTAAAGGCCACGGCGCTTGTGACGGGGGAGTCACTGGGCCAGGTCTCTTCGCAGACGCTCCAGGCCCTCGCCGCCGTGGAGGCCGGGATAGGCATGCCGGTGCTGAGGCCGCTCATCGGCATGGACAAAGACGAGATTGTAAAAATCGCGCAAAAGATCGGCACCTACGAAGCCTCGGTAAAGATGCCCGAGTACTGCGCCGTGTTCAGCAGAAAGCCGAGAAAGTGGGCAAGAAGGGAAGAGGTAGAGGAGATCGACCTAGCCCTCCACGATGCCGTAGCCGAGGTGGTGGATAGCGCGAGGGTGGTAAAGAAGAGAGAACTCGAGGACTTCGTAAAGAGCCTCTCGCCGCCCCGCGACCTGGAAATAGACGCGGTCCCCAGCGACGCCGTCGTCGTCGACCTGAGAGACCAGGAGGCGTACAGGAGGTGGCACCTCCCCGGCGCCATCAGGACAGACGTCGACGACGTCCTCACGCTCGTGGACAAACTAGGGCGCGACAAGACATACGTATTCTACTGCTACAGCGGAGGGCTAAGCCTAGACGTAGCCGAAAGCCTCCGCAAAATCGGCATAAAAGCCTACTCCCTCAGGCTGTGGCGTACGTCGTCACCCAATCAGACAAGGGACAGCACATCACAGACAGACAAATCCACCGACTTATAA
- a CDS encoding glycosyltransferase, giving the protein MIVSITPELAIGRFRNFAGGLGVLEGDKFYAATRLGVPYTAITLYYPEGYVTYREENGELVAASEGNTMEELRRVGGAEIQVRGDKVILSYLTYQLGTATAVFINVEKPEWAAKAARRLYREDTEADRFYKYVILAKAAVDYVERYIGWDRVRYLDLQEAYTVLALFFRRHDKARLVIHTPAPWGHPTFSRRFFRDEFGFDMAMEPVILTELGLAMTSGGIVVSRKMVKLACNTFPHHCHKIKPVTNAVEIPRWEHPRLRKVESPEELRRAREEVKREALRALGIEATGKVVMSWARRLTHYKRPHYALQLIEDIDRDVLFILGGRAHPADHYGVEMMKKFKEAAGSVDNVYYFPDLDADTARLIIWASDIWLFTPFSGWEASGTSFMKAGVNGVPSVASRDGAVPEAVKDGWNGWLFGEDRDRLLPLDSAEIDQREYGEFRRKVEEALDAYASGRYWEVAFNTYRSFREIFSMERLFRDYGYL; this is encoded by the coding sequence GTGATAGTATCCATCACACCCGAACTGGCGATCGGGCGCTTTAGGAACTTCGCCGGCGGTCTCGGCGTGTTGGAGGGCGACAAGTTCTACGCAGCGACCAGGCTCGGCGTGCCCTACACCGCGATAACGCTGTACTACCCAGAGGGCTACGTGACCTACAGAGAGGAGAACGGCGAGCTGGTCGCCGCGTCCGAGGGGAACACTATGGAAGAGCTTCGACGCGTGGGCGGCGCGGAGATCCAGGTGAGAGGCGACAAGGTGATCCTCTCCTACCTCACATACCAGCTGGGGACGGCGACTGCGGTTTTCATAAACGTGGAGAAGCCCGAGTGGGCCGCCAAGGCGGCGCGGAGGCTCTACCGGGAGGATACTGAGGCAGACAGGTTCTACAAATACGTCATACTGGCGAAGGCCGCAGTCGACTACGTGGAGAGGTACATCGGCTGGGACAGGGTGAGGTACCTAGACCTGCAAGAGGCGTACACAGTCCTGGCCCTCTTCTTCAGGCGCCACGACAAGGCGAGGCTTGTGATACACACCCCCGCGCCCTGGGGCCACCCCACCTTCTCCAGGAGGTTCTTCAGAGACGAGTTCGGCTTCGACATGGCCATGGAGCCCGTGATCCTCACCGAACTCGGCCTGGCGATGACCTCCGGCGGCATAGTGGTGTCGAGGAAAATGGTGAAGCTCGCCTGCAACACCTTCCCCCACCACTGCCACAAGATAAAGCCCGTGACAAACGCCGTAGAGATACCGCGGTGGGAGCACCCAAGGCTAAGAAAAGTGGAAAGCCCCGAGGAGCTGAGGAGAGCCAGGGAGGAGGTCAAGAGGGAGGCTCTGCGCGCCCTCGGCATAGAGGCCACGGGAAAGGTGGTGATGTCCTGGGCCAGGAGGCTCACCCACTACAAAAGGCCCCACTACGCCCTCCAGCTAATAGAAGACATCGATAGAGACGTCTTGTTCATACTCGGGGGCCGGGCCCACCCAGCAGACCACTACGGGGTCGAGATGATGAAAAAGTTCAAGGAGGCGGCGGGGTCCGTGGACAACGTGTACTACTTCCCCGACCTCGACGCCGACACAGCCAGGCTGATCATCTGGGCCTCCGACATCTGGCTCTTCACGCCCTTCAGCGGCTGGGAAGCCAGCGGCACCTCCTTCATGAAAGCCGGCGTCAACGGAGTGCCGTCCGTAGCCTCCCGCGACGGCGCGGTGCCCGAAGCCGTAAAAGACGGGTGGAACGGCTGGCTCTTCGGCGAAGACAGAGACAGACTCCTCCCACTAGACAGCGCAGAAATAGACCAGAGAGAATACGGCGAATTCAGGCGGAAGGTAGAAGAGGCACTCGACGCCTATGCAAGCGGGAGGTACTGGGAGGTGGCCTTCAACACTTACAGAAGCTTTAGAGAGATCTTCTCAATGGAGCGCCTCTTTCGAGACTACGGCTATCTCTGA
- a CDS encoding aldehyde ferredoxin oxidoreductase family protein, whose protein sequence is MPGWQGSILRVNLTKRKWVVQRLDPAVARDFIGGRGLAVKILWDELPPGVDPLSPHNKLIFAAGPLTGLPGPNFGKLVVAAKSPLTGGYGDGNIGSWAAVNLRKAGYDALVVEGRAERPVYIFIDGDKVEILDAGDYWGLNAWAVEEKLQKIHGRDAAVVTIGPAGENLVRFATVVSHKGRSGGRPGMGAVMGSKNLKAVVVRGKGEIPLADKAQYQKLAVEAVKEGSSSPSYSFWMRQGTNSTVEWAQEASVLPTYNYTEGQFDEFNKIGGAMVEKLETDLKACPLCFMACGHWIPAESGTVEVDYENIAMLGSNLGIGDLQKIAELNRIADTMGMDTISLGNVIGFVMEASERGLEDKLGFVVEWGDYEAARQLAYDTAYRRGVGDLLAEGVKRISERIGGEDFAIHVKGLEVSAYDCHAAPAMALAYATSPIGAHHKDAWVISWEVKTDRMGYTREKAAKVVELQRIRGGWFETFVGCRLPWVEVGLSLDWYPKLFKAATGLDATPDYFNEVGDRIYALIRAFWIREYGWWNREMDTPPKKWFKQPLSRGPLKGAHLDYDSYNKLLDYYYEIRGWDARGVPTQKTLERLGLGYVAEQLGRFIEL, encoded by the coding sequence ATGCCGGGTTGGCAGGGCTCGATACTCCGTGTTAATCTTACAAAGAGGAAGTGGGTTGTACAGAGGCTTGACCCAGCGGTGGCGAGGGACTTCATAGGGGGGCGGGGGCTGGCGGTGAAGATTTTGTGGGACGAGCTCCCCCCGGGGGTGGACCCCCTTTCGCCACATAACAAGCTGATATTCGCCGCGGGTCCTCTCACAGGTCTGCCGGGGCCTAACTTCGGCAAGCTTGTAGTAGCCGCCAAGAGCCCTCTCACAGGTGGGTACGGCGACGGGAATATCGGGAGCTGGGCGGCGGTTAATCTCAGAAAGGCCGGCTACGACGCCCTAGTTGTGGAGGGCAGGGCTGAGAGGCCGGTCTACATCTTCATAGACGGCGACAAGGTGGAGATCCTGGACGCGGGGGATTACTGGGGCCTCAACGCGTGGGCTGTGGAGGAGAAGTTGCAGAAAATCCACGGGAGGGACGCGGCGGTTGTGACCATCGGCCCCGCCGGCGAGAACCTCGTTAGGTTTGCCACCGTGGTGTCGCACAAAGGCCGCTCGGGGGGCAGGCCTGGGATGGGCGCAGTGATGGGCTCCAAAAACCTCAAGGCCGTGGTGGTGAGAGGCAAGGGGGAAATCCCGCTGGCCGACAAGGCGCAGTACCAGAAGCTGGCCGTGGAGGCCGTCAAGGAGGGGTCCTCCAGCCCGAGCTACAGCTTCTGGATGAGGCAGGGGACCAACTCGACGGTGGAGTGGGCACAGGAGGCCAGCGTACTGCCGACCTACAACTACACGGAGGGCCAGTTCGACGAGTTTAACAAAATCGGAGGCGCCATGGTGGAGAAGCTCGAGACCGACCTCAAGGCCTGCCCGCTCTGCTTCATGGCCTGCGGCCACTGGATCCCAGCCGAGTCGGGCACTGTGGAGGTCGACTACGAGAACATAGCCATGCTGGGCTCCAACCTCGGCATCGGGGATCTGCAGAAGATCGCCGAGCTGAACAGAATAGCCGACACCATGGGGATGGACACCATCTCGCTGGGCAACGTCATCGGCTTTGTAATGGAGGCCTCTGAAAGAGGCTTGGAGGACAAGCTAGGCTTCGTGGTGGAGTGGGGGGACTACGAGGCGGCGAGGCAGTTGGCGTACGACACGGCCTACAGGAGGGGGGTCGGCGACCTCCTCGCCGAGGGCGTCAAGCGGATATCCGAAAGGATAGGCGGCGAGGACTTTGCAATACATGTAAAGGGCCTCGAGGTGAGCGCCTACGACTGCCACGCCGCCCCCGCCATGGCGCTGGCCTACGCCACGTCGCCCATCGGCGCCCACCACAAAGACGCTTGGGTAATATCCTGGGAGGTCAAGACGGATCGCATGGGCTATACAAGAGAGAAGGCGGCTAAGGTCGTGGAGCTCCAGAGGATTAGAGGCGGATGGTTCGAGACCTTCGTCGGTTGCCGCCTCCCGTGGGTGGAGGTCGGCCTATCCCTCGACTGGTACCCAAAGCTCTTCAAGGCGGCCACCGGCCTAGACGCCACCCCCGACTACTTCAACGAAGTGGGCGACAGGATATACGCGTTGATAAGAGCCTTCTGGATTAGGGAATACGGCTGGTGGAACCGCGAGATGGACACGCCCCCCAAAAAGTGGTTCAAGCAACCGCTCTCCAGAGGCCCGCTGAAGGGGGCCCACCTAGACTACGACAGCTACAACAAGCTACTCGACTACTACTACGAAATCCGCGGCTGGGACGCCAGAGGCGTACCCACCCAGAAGACGCTGGAGAGGCTCGGCCTGGGCTACGTTGCCGAGCAACTTGGGAGGTTCATCGAGCTGTAA
- a CDS encoding glycoside hydrolase family 57 protein translates to MDVVFFFEVHQPRRLRPDLHRVFPRRPGEGEIFYEELDGHIFRRVSDRVYRKATKILVEAAREVPGLRVTFSVSGLALEQFRRWAPDVLDLFRELASREVAEFAAQTYYHSLAWFVDRGEFREQVEMQVKAVEELVGYRPRAAENTEFIYNNDVACFLHSMGFSTVVTEGVEWVLGWRSPNYLYKSWGCGANVLVRNYRLSDDIGFRFGARWWDQWPLTADKYAAWLEATPGDVVLIAVDYETFGEHHWPESGIHEFLRWLPREIARRPRLRFATVSEAASRNTPRDVLEVPPWATISWADERDLSAWLGNELQRNAFALLTWLYPYARALGGDVLRLWRLLSTSDHLYYQATKLGPAGEVHSYFSPYGSAYKAHDVYMAALSSLLLYIREAWSRDAAERLVFTDERCFYGGGVRICSLKELRQMDKSFKERHREDLFKWLVDVFMLRAEEAAALLSD, encoded by the coding sequence ATGGATGTTGTGTTTTTCTTTGAGGTGCACCAGCCGCGTCGGCTTAGGCCTGATCTCCACAGGGTTTTCCCCAGGAGGCCTGGGGAGGGGGAGATTTTCTACGAGGAGCTCGATGGGCATATCTTCCGCCGGGTGTCTGACAGGGTGTATAGAAAGGCCACGAAGATTCTAGTCGAGGCGGCGAGGGAGGTCCCCGGCTTGAGGGTTACCTTCAGCGTGAGCGGCTTGGCGCTGGAGCAGTTCCGGAGGTGGGCGCCGGACGTGCTGGATCTGTTCCGGGAGCTGGCGTCGAGAGAGGTGGCTGAATTCGCCGCGCAGACCTACTACCACAGCTTGGCGTGGTTTGTCGACCGCGGCGAGTTTAGAGAACAGGTGGAGATGCAGGTGAAGGCTGTGGAGGAGCTCGTCGGCTACAGGCCCCGCGCCGCTGAGAACACCGAGTTTATCTACAACAACGACGTGGCCTGCTTCCTCCACTCCATGGGCTTCTCCACGGTGGTCACCGAGGGGGTGGAGTGGGTGCTGGGCTGGAGGTCGCCTAACTATCTGTATAAGTCGTGGGGTTGCGGGGCCAACGTCTTGGTTAGGAACTACCGACTGAGCGACGACATCGGCTTCAGGTTCGGCGCGAGGTGGTGGGATCAGTGGCCTCTGACCGCGGATAAGTACGCCGCGTGGCTGGAGGCCACGCCGGGGGACGTGGTTTTGATAGCTGTGGACTACGAGACGTTTGGAGAGCACCACTGGCCGGAGAGCGGCATCCACGAATTTCTAAGGTGGCTCCCCCGGGAGATCGCCAGGCGGCCCCGGCTGAGGTTCGCCACTGTGTCGGAGGCCGCCTCTAGAAACACGCCGAGAGACGTGCTGGAGGTGCCTCCGTGGGCCACCATCAGCTGGGCCGACGAGCGCGACCTCTCGGCGTGGCTGGGGAACGAACTGCAGAGAAACGCCTTCGCCCTATTGACGTGGCTGTACCCCTACGCCAGGGCCCTGGGTGGGGATGTGCTGAGGCTGTGGAGGCTCCTCTCCACAAGCGACCATCTGTACTACCAAGCCACGAAGCTGGGCCCCGCCGGCGAGGTCCACTCCTACTTCAGCCCCTACGGCTCGGCGTATAAGGCACATGACGTGTACATGGCCGCGCTGTCCTCACTCCTGCTCTATATAAGAGAGGCATGGAGCAGAGACGCCGCGGAGAGGCTCGTCTTTACAGACGAGAGGTGCTTCTACGGAGGAGGCGTGAGGATCTGCTCACTTAAAGAGCTTAGGCAGATGGACAAGTCCTTCAAAGAGCGGCACAGGGAGGACCTGTTCAAGTGGCTTGTCGACGTCTTCATGCTCAGGGCCGAGGAGGCCGCCGCTTTACTGTCGGATTGA
- a CDS encoding glycogen/starch synthase codes for MYAPERVRRVYIVTMEYGGLVKMGGLGEAVRQYAVGLASRGYDVTVLMPSHGRHLDPSRGFDLYPLDFRACGERRGLDGGVYPYCLGAEMAFVDGVKVVMFKGLDYATGHVFDRWGVYEQAEEKAALLARGVAAFVERFGLPDLVHVNDWPTVLAGVAVKDIGERRDVAVPLLFTIHLSWGYSFPWHYAEWAGLADRPHPVWRVCCHRFEHYSSVWDEGWGGVERFGVVEADAVSTVSYGYLEELLRKYGGWVREKSCVVYNSTDWSPRDVEGVSEGDAWRLVEEVERLGIVGGLDRGGSLFLAVGRVTSQKGLDLAVRALDYAPSARLLILGISAGEWGYEEYVKRLVWERRGRAALSFARVGPRLYKALHYVARAVVMPSRWEPFGISAIEAMALGTPVVATKVGGLPEVVDGYGVLVEPEDVEGLGRAMEALATGRLRPPSRAAVSRYVDERFRLRNTVEMLEQCYEKARKFAYYRAVSG; via the coding sequence GTGTACGCGCCGGAGCGGGTGAGGCGGGTGTACATCGTGACTATGGAATACGGCGGACTTGTCAAGATGGGGGGGCTGGGAGAGGCTGTGAGGCAGTACGCAGTGGGCCTGGCGTCGAGGGGCTACGACGTGACTGTGCTGATGCCCAGCCACGGGAGGCACCTGGACCCCAGCCGCGGCTTCGACCTGTACCCCCTGGACTTTAGGGCTTGTGGAGAGAGGCGTGGGCTAGACGGCGGGGTGTACCCCTACTGCCTGGGGGCCGAGATGGCGTTTGTGGACGGGGTGAAGGTGGTTATGTTCAAAGGCCTTGACTACGCCACTGGCCACGTATTCGACAGGTGGGGCGTCTACGAACAAGCCGAGGAGAAGGCGGCCTTGCTGGCGCGCGGGGTGGCGGCTTTCGTGGAGAGGTTCGGTCTCCCCGACCTGGTCCACGTAAACGACTGGCCCACCGTGCTGGCGGGCGTCGCCGTGAAGGACATAGGGGAGAGGAGGGACGTCGCTGTGCCCCTCCTCTTTACCATCCACCTGTCGTGGGGGTATTCCTTCCCGTGGCACTATGCCGAGTGGGCGGGGCTGGCGGACAGGCCGCATCCGGTGTGGCGGGTGTGTTGCCACCGTTTTGAGCACTACAGCTCGGTGTGGGACGAGGGGTGGGGGGGCGTGGAGAGGTTCGGCGTGGTGGAGGCCGACGCCGTGTCGACAGTCAGCTACGGCTATCTGGAGGAGTTGCTGAGGAAGTACGGCGGCTGGGTTAGGGAAAAGTCGTGTGTGGTGTACAACTCCACCGACTGGTCGCCCAGAGACGTAGAGGGCGTGTCTGAGGGGGACGCGTGGCGCCTCGTTGAGGAAGTGGAGAGGTTGGGGATCGTCGGGGGGCTGGATAGAGGGGGGTCTCTCTTCCTCGCCGTGGGGAGGGTGACGTCTCAAAAGGGGCTTGACCTCGCAGTGAGGGCTCTTGACTACGCCCCCAGCGCCAGGCTTTTGATACTCGGCATCTCCGCGGGGGAGTGGGGGTACGAGGAGTATGTGAAGAGGCTTGTCTGGGAGAGGCGGGGCAGGGCGGCTCTGAGCTTCGCCAGGGTCGGCCCCAGGCTGTACAAGGCTCTGCACTACGTGGCTAGGGCGGTGGTGATGCCGTCGCGCTGGGAGCCCTTCGGAATTTCCGCCATAGAGGCCATGGCACTGGGGACGCCTGTGGTCGCCACGAAGGTCGGCGGCTTGCCGGAGGTTGTCGACGGCTATGGAGTGCTGGTGGAGCCTGAGGACGTGGAGGGGCTGGGTAGGGCCATGGAGGCCTTGGCCACGGGCAGGCTAAGGCCGCCTAGCCGCGCCGCGGTGTCGCGGTACGTGGACGAGAGGTTTAGACTTAGGAACACCGTGGAGATGCTGGAGCAGTGTTATGAGAAGGCTAGGAAATTTGCATACTACAGAGCCGTCAGTGGATAG
- a CDS encoding NDP-sugar synthase produces MVRIAIIPVGGEAVRLRPLTVETSKAMVRFLNRPLVEMSILHLARQGVREFYFGVRGYYNYRDIYDYFQEGKWFSAKYGVDVRVRYMPRVETRGNAEAVLATLEYYDINEPVLVFQGDNIFQLDVQGMYNFHKSKKSFITIALKEEAGDLSEFGVAAVDEEMRILRFVEKPKRREEAPSNLVNTGLYLLSEDFRAFFKGEVGVKLYSEGRLDFGGDVIPTVIETGLPVYGYLTQGYWFDVGTPQRYLKAVKHLLKVLTPADLEAEEIAPSVYAQGTSEQSKALKSKIAEDVKSGVIKAEGNVLLGRHVQVGINTYLRDSVVDNYVVIGEDSIVEDSVIMDRSHVGKGVVIRRSIIGRHVYIGDGAVIEDAVVADDAVVGAGAALKNVKVWPHKNIEKGVKLEGFSVL; encoded by the coding sequence ATGGTTAGAATAGCTATTATTCCAGTGGGGGGAGAGGCTGTTAGGCTGAGACCTCTCACAGTGGAGACGTCTAAGGCGATGGTACGCTTCTTGAACAGGCCGCTGGTTGAGATGTCTATACTACACCTGGCCCGCCAGGGCGTTAGGGAGTTTTACTTCGGGGTGAGGGGGTACTACAACTACCGGGATATATACGACTACTTCCAGGAGGGGAAGTGGTTTAGCGCCAAGTACGGGGTTGACGTGAGGGTGAGGTATATGCCCCGGGTGGAGACGCGGGGCAACGCGGAGGCTGTGCTGGCTACGCTGGAGTACTACGACATAAATGAGCCGGTTTTGGTATTCCAAGGCGATAACATCTTTCAGCTAGATGTGCAGGGGATGTACAACTTCCACAAGTCTAAGAAATCCTTCATAACTATAGCCCTCAAGGAGGAGGCGGGCGACTTAAGCGAGTTCGGCGTCGCGGCTGTCGACGAGGAGATGCGTATCCTCAGATTTGTGGAGAAGCCTAAGAGGAGGGAGGAGGCCCCCAGCAACTTGGTAAACACCGGCCTCTACCTACTCTCAGAAGACTTCAGGGCCTTCTTCAAGGGCGAGGTGGGCGTGAAGCTGTATTCAGAAGGGAGGCTGGACTTCGGGGGGGACGTCATCCCCACTGTGATTGAGACAGGTCTGCCCGTCTACGGCTATTTAACCCAGGGCTACTGGTTCGACGTAGGGACGCCTCAGCGCTATCTAAAAGCTGTGAAGCATTTACTAAAAGTCTTGACGCCGGCAGACCTGGAGGCCGAGGAGATAGCCCCCTCGGTCTACGCCCAGGGTACAAGCGAGCAGTCAAAGGCGTTGAAAAGTAAGATTGCTGAGGATGTGAAAAGCGGCGTGATAAAGGCGGAGGGCAACGTGTTGCTGGGGAGGCACGTCCAGGTAGGGATTAATACCTACTTGAGGGACTCGGTCGTAGACAACTACGTGGTTATAGGAGAGGACAGCATCGTCGAGGACTCGGTCATAATGGACCGCTCCCATGTTGGAAAAGGCGTGGTTATAAGGAGGTCGATCATCGGCCGCCACGTGTACATCGGAGACGGGGCGGTTATTGAAGACGCGGTAGTTGCAGACGACGCGGTGGTGGGCGCCGGAGCAGCCCTTAAAAATGTAAAGGTGTGGCCTCATAAAAACATCGAGAAAGGTGTAAAGCTCGAGGGCTTCTCGGTATTATAG
- a CDS encoding putative RNA uridine N3 methyltransferase — protein sequence MFSIAIPHDFLSEAPDEASKVRKLGYLARAAAIFRVEYVVIYHYGRPLAEDIDLAKTVLEYLVTPPYLRKKVHKIDRRLRLAGLLPPLKIPSHLAPSEPRVGEVREGVVERWDGYYSLVYIGAEKYAKVPKPYPIGTRLYVKIEAPTTRRDTYRASVYRGPPPYYPGYRVEVRPVQSLAEGFDTLILTGREGKSICEVKPKIGKRTLAVFGSPRKGVDEIMEETGVKLAGEFINFAPGQGVETIRTEEAVFIVLAILNYLAKCGQGL from the coding sequence GTGTTTTCAATTGCAATCCCCCACGACTTTCTCTCAGAGGCGCCAGACGAGGCTAGTAAAGTCAGGAAACTCGGCTACTTGGCCAGGGCCGCCGCTATTTTTAGAGTTGAGTATGTAGTGATCTACCACTACGGCAGACCCCTAGCCGAGGATATAGACCTAGCCAAGACAGTTCTTGAATACCTGGTAACCCCCCCATATCTAAGAAAAAAGGTACACAAAATCGACCGCAGGCTGAGGCTCGCCGGCTTGTTGCCTCCGCTTAAAATCCCTAGCCACCTGGCGCCAAGCGAGCCAAGGGTGGGGGAAGTGCGCGAGGGAGTAGTGGAGCGCTGGGACGGGTACTACTCACTTGTGTACATAGGCGCGGAGAAGTACGCCAAGGTGCCGAAGCCCTACCCCATAGGCACCCGGCTCTACGTGAAGATTGAGGCGCCCACCACGCGGCGGGACACCTACCGCGCCTCTGTATACAGAGGCCCGCCCCCCTACTACCCAGGCTACAGAGTGGAGGTGAGGCCAGTGCAGAGCCTAGCAGAGGGATTTGACACGCTAATTTTGACAGGAAGAGAGGGCAAGTCCATATGCGAGGTTAAGCCAAAGATAGGAAAGAGGACGCTGGCGGTGTTCGGTAGCCCCCGGAAGGGGGTAGACGAAATTATGGAAGAGACAGGCGTAAAGCTCGCGGGGGAGTTTATAAACTTTGCACCTGGGCAGGGTGTTGAGACTATAAGGACGGAGGAGGCTGTTTTTATCGTGCTGGCGATTTTGAACTACCTGGCTAAGTGCGGACAAGGGCTATAA